One genomic region from Acidimicrobiales bacterium encodes:
- a CDS encoding divalent metal cation transporter, producing the protein MPRRRNHRRHARLRGGYFRSLGPGLITGAADDDPSGIGTYSQVGATLRFDLLWTALVSLPLAAAVVELAARFGLVTDRGLASIVRRRYPSVVVYPVLLLVVAANTFNVGADLGSMAAALHLVAPVPLAVGVVVFAAGITMLEIRVPYERYSKLLRWLVLSLVAYFAVLLSVHVPWGEVARATFRPTWHNDRTHLAALIAIFGTTISPYLFFWQAAEEVEEHATEEMTRAELRRMRIDVVAGITAGVFVMFAILTATAVTLGKHGASIETAQEAAAALRPVAGRFASLLFTLGIVGTGLLAIPTLVGSSAYAIAETFAWDEGLSRTLRQAPGFYGVIAGGMVIGAALNFGHVNPIHALFLAALFNGLAAPPILLLMALAARADVLGEWRSGWVSTTLVVFTAALMAFLPAWYLVR; encoded by the coding sequence TTGCCCCGCCGCCGCAACCATCGCCGGCACGCGCGCCTTCGCGGCGGTTACTTCAGGTCCCTTGGCCCCGGTCTGATCACGGGCGCGGCCGACGACGACCCGTCAGGCATCGGCACCTACTCACAGGTCGGCGCCACGCTGCGCTTCGACCTGTTGTGGACGGCGCTGGTGTCGCTGCCCCTTGCCGCTGCCGTCGTCGAGTTGGCGGCCCGCTTCGGGCTCGTCACCGACCGCGGGCTGGCGTCGATCGTGCGTCGCCGCTATCCGTCAGTTGTCGTCTACCCGGTGCTGCTGCTCGTGGTCGCCGCCAACACGTTCAACGTCGGCGCCGACCTCGGGTCGATGGCCGCCGCGCTGCATCTCGTGGCGCCCGTGCCGCTCGCCGTGGGCGTCGTCGTCTTCGCCGCGGGGATCACGATGCTCGAGATCCGCGTGCCCTACGAGCGCTATTCGAAACTGCTGCGCTGGCTCGTGCTGTCGTTGGTGGCCTACTTCGCCGTGCTGCTGTCGGTGCACGTCCCGTGGGGCGAGGTGGCGCGCGCCACGTTCCGCCCGACGTGGCACAACGATCGCACCCACCTGGCGGCGCTCATCGCCATCTTCGGCACGACAATCTCGCCCTACCTGTTCTTTTGGCAAGCGGCCGAGGAGGTCGAGGAGCACGCCACGGAGGAGATGACGCGCGCCGAACTGCGCCGGATGCGCATCGACGTCGTGGCCGGTATCACCGCCGGCGTCTTCGTCATGTTCGCCATCCTCACCGCGACGGCGGTAACGCTCGGCAAGCACGGCGCGTCGATCGAGACGGCGCAGGAGGCGGCCGCCGCGTTGCGACCCGTTGCCGGGCGATTCGCCAGCCTGCTGTTCACGCTCGGCATCGTCGGGACGGGCCTGCTCGCCATCCCGACGCTCGTGGGTTCGAGCGCCTACGCCATCGCCGAGACGTTCGCGTGGGACGAGGGGTTGTCGCGCACGCTGCGCCAGGCGCCGGGGTTCTACGGCGTCATCGCCGGCGGCATGGTCATCGGCGCCGCCCTGAACTTCGGTCACGTCAACCCGATCCACGCCCTGTTTCTCGCCGCCTTGTTCAACGGGTTGGCGGCGCCGCCAATCCTGCTGCTGATGGCGCTGGCGGCGCGCGCCGACGTGCTCGGCGAGTGGCGCAGCGGGTGGGTGTCCACGACGCTGGTGGTGTTCACCGCCGCGCTGATGGCGTTCCTGCCCGCGTGGTACCTCGTGCGCTAA
- a CDS encoding VWA domain-containing protein: MSRFRYSRWDGTQTGFELGADDILDQVTDDLLYHGDLNAALRRLLQSGMRDANGERIQGIREMLEKLRRRRRDELERHDLGGVYEDIAQRLRDVVETEREGLEQTRQQAKQSGDQRRQEVTDQAMAEKGLQLDLLPPDLAGQVRELQNYDFESEQARQQFEELMEELKQELLNTQFNQMMGSMGNVSPEQMQAMKDMFNDLNRMLEQRESGEPIDPSFEEFMAKHGQFFPDNPQTLDELLENMAQQMAQMQAMLNSMTPEQRAQLQGLAEALMEDMDLAFQVSRLSSNLQQAFPGAGWERRYNFSGQDPLGFAQAASLLNELGDLDSLENLLRQASSPGALADVDLDRAAELLGPDSARSLEKLAELSKTLEQAGLIEQKEGRLELTPKGMRRIGGNALRDLFSKLAKDRMGTHEVDPLGVGHERSFQTKPYEFGDNFNLNIEATVANAVRRNGAGSPVRLTPDDFEIERTETVTRSATVLMVDLSLSMPMRDNFLAAKKVAMALHSLISSQFPKDYLGIVGFSEVARVLKPRDLPEVSWDFVYGTNMQHGFLLARQLLARQSGTKQIIMITDGEPTAHIQDDGEVFFSYPPVQETIDATFKEVIRLTRDGIKINTFMLDATSYLKAFIEKLTQLNQGRAFFTTPETLGDYVLVDFIEHKRSLSGDRRAHTAR; this comes from the coding sequence GTGAGCCGGTTCCGGTACAGCCGCTGGGACGGGACCCAGACCGGGTTCGAACTCGGGGCCGACGACATCCTCGACCAGGTCACCGACGACTTGCTGTACCACGGCGACCTCAACGCCGCGCTGCGCCGGCTGCTCCAGTCGGGCATGCGCGACGCCAACGGTGAGCGCATCCAGGGCATCCGCGAGATGCTCGAGAAGCTGCGCCGCCGCCGGCGCGACGAACTCGAGCGCCACGACCTCGGCGGTGTCTACGAGGACATCGCGCAGCGCCTGCGCGACGTGGTCGAGACCGAACGCGAAGGCCTCGAGCAAACGCGCCAGCAAGCAAAACAGTCGGGCGATCAGCGCCGCCAGGAGGTCACCGACCAGGCGATGGCGGAGAAGGGTTTGCAGCTCGACTTGTTGCCGCCCGACCTCGCCGGCCAGGTGCGTGAACTCCAGAACTACGACTTCGAGTCCGAGCAGGCGCGCCAGCAGTTCGAAGAGTTGATGGAGGAGTTGAAGCAGGAGCTCCTCAACACCCAGTTCAACCAGATGATGGGTTCGATGGGCAACGTGTCGCCTGAGCAGATGCAGGCGATGAAGGACATGTTCAACGACCTCAATCGCATGCTCGAACAGCGCGAGTCGGGCGAGCCGATCGATCCGTCCTTCGAAGAGTTCATGGCCAAGCACGGCCAGTTCTTCCCCGACAACCCGCAGACGCTCGACGAGTTGCTCGAGAACATGGCCCAGCAGATGGCGCAGATGCAGGCGATGCTCAACTCGATGACGCCCGAGCAGCGGGCGCAGCTCCAAGGCCTCGCCGAAGCGCTCATGGAAGACATGGACCTGGCGTTCCAGGTGAGCCGCCTGTCGAGCAACCTGCAGCAGGCGTTTCCCGGCGCCGGGTGGGAGCGGCGCTACAACTTCTCGGGCCAGGACCCGCTCGGCTTCGCCCAGGCGGCGTCGCTGCTGAACGAGCTTGGCGACCTCGACTCGCTGGAGAACTTGCTGCGCCAGGCGTCCTCGCCCGGTGCGCTGGCCGACGTCGACCTCGACCGCGCCGCCGAGCTGCTCGGCCCTGACTCCGCTCGCTCGCTCGAGAAGCTCGCGGAGCTGTCCAAGACGCTTGAGCAGGCGGGGCTGATCGAGCAAAAGGAAGGCCGTCTCGAGCTGACGCCCAAGGGCATGCGTCGCATCGGCGGCAACGCGCTGCGCGACCTGTTCTCCAAGCTGGCCAAGGACCGCATGGGCACGCACGAGGTCGACCCGCTCGGCGTGGGTCACGAGCGCAGCTTCCAGACCAAGCCCTACGAGTTCGGCGACAACTTCAACCTCAACATCGAAGCGACCGTCGCCAACGCGGTGCGCCGCAACGGCGCCGGCTCGCCGGTGCGCCTCACCCCCGACGACTTCGAGATCGAGCGCACCGAGACGGTGACGCGCTCGGCGACGGTGCTGATGGTCGACCTGTCGCTGTCGATGCCGATGCGCGACAACTTCCTCGCGGCCAAGAAGGTGGCGATGGCGCTGCATTCGTTGATCTCGTCGCAGTTCCCCAAGGACTACCTCGGCATCGTCGGTTTCTCCGAGGTGGCGCGCGTGCTCAAGCCGCGCGACCTGCCCGAGGTGTCGTGGGACTTCGTGTACGGCACCAACATGCAGCACGGTTTCCTGCTCGCCCGCCAGCTGCTGGCGCGCCAGTCGGGCACCAAGCAAATCATCATGATCACCGACGGCGAACCGACGGCCCACATCCAGGACGACGGCGAGGTCTTCTTCAGCTACCCGCCGGTGCAGGAGACCATCGACGCTACCTTCAAGGAAGTGATCCGCCTCACGCGCGACGGCATCAAGATCAACACGTTCATGCTCGACGCCACGTCGTACTTGAAAGCCTTCATCGAGAAGCTGACGCAGCTCAACCAGGGCCGCGCCTTCTTCACGACGCCGGAAACGCTCGGCGACTACGTGCTCGTCGACTTCATCGAGCACAAGCGCTCACTCAGCGGCGACCGCCGCGCCCATACCGCGCGCTAG
- a CDS encoding sigma 54-interacting transcriptional regulator: MSRPTTLGELRASGWESVPIKEEVRRNAVARLKAGQPLVEGVLGYEDTVLPQVANAILAGHDMVLLGERGQAKTRIIRSLIELLDEWMPIVAGSEINDDPYNPVSKHATELVVHKGDETPIEWVHRSTRYGEKLATPDTSVADLIGEVDPIKVAEGRYLSDELTIHYGLIPRTNRGIFAINELPDLAERIQVGLLNVLEERDVQVRGYKIRLPLDVMLVATANPDDYTNRGRIITPLKDRFGAQVRTHYPLEIDTEIDVVKQEAEIPDVGVRIEVPDFMNEIIATLTHLARASSQINQRSGVSVRLTVANAETIVANALRRALILGEPVAVPRVSDLDALASSTSGKIEIESLDDGRDEQVVEKLIKSAVLTVFKERCPIEQFREVPASFDGGTVVHAGDDVPASSYADVVKSIPALAAPARELAGSEDPPAIASAIEFILEGLHLSKRLNKDAAGGRIAYRAR, from the coding sequence ATGAGTCGCCCGACAACCCTTGGTGAACTCCGCGCTTCTGGTTGGGAATCCGTGCCGATCAAGGAAGAGGTACGGCGCAACGCCGTCGCCCGCTTGAAGGCGGGCCAGCCGTTGGTCGAAGGAGTTCTCGGTTACGAAGACACGGTGCTACCGCAGGTCGCCAACGCGATCCTGGCGGGCCACGACATGGTCCTGCTCGGCGAACGCGGCCAGGCCAAGACCCGCATCATCCGCTCGCTGATCGAACTCCTCGACGAGTGGATGCCGATCGTCGCCGGCAGCGAGATCAACGACGATCCGTACAACCCCGTGTCGAAGCACGCCACCGAGTTGGTGGTGCACAAGGGCGACGAGACGCCGATCGAGTGGGTGCACCGCAGCACCCGCTACGGCGAGAAGCTGGCGACGCCCGATACCTCCGTCGCCGACCTCATCGGTGAGGTCGACCCGATCAAGGTGGCGGAAGGCCGCTATCTCTCGGACGAGCTGACCATTCACTACGGCCTCATCCCGCGCACCAACCGCGGCATCTTCGCCATCAACGAGCTGCCCGACCTCGCCGAACGTATCCAGGTCGGCCTGCTCAACGTGCTCGAAGAGCGCGACGTTCAGGTGCGCGGCTACAAGATCCGCCTCCCGCTCGACGTGATGCTCGTGGCCACGGCCAACCCCGACGACTACACCAACCGCGGCCGCATCATCACGCCGCTCAAGGACCGCTTCGGCGCCCAGGTGCGCACGCACTACCCGCTCGAGATCGACACCGAGATCGACGTGGTCAAGCAGGAGGCGGAGATCCCCGACGTCGGGGTGCGCATCGAAGTCCCCGACTTCATGAACGAGATCATCGCCACGCTCACGCACCTGGCCCGCGCCTCCAGTCAGATCAACCAGCGCTCGGGCGTGTCGGTGCGCCTCACCGTGGCCAACGCCGAGACGATCGTGGCCAACGCCTTGCGCCGCGCCCTGATCCTGGGCGAGCCGGTGGCGGTGCCGCGTGTGAGCGACCTCGACGCGCTGGCGTCGTCGACGAGCGGCAAGATCGAGATCGAGTCGCTCGACGACGGTCGCGACGAGCAGGTCGTCGAGAAGCTCATCAAGTCCGCCGTGCTGACGGTGTTCAAGGAGCGCTGCCCGATCGAGCAGTTCCGCGAGGTGCCGGCGTCCTTCGACGGCGGCACGGTTGTCCACGCCGGCGACGACGTGCCGGCCTCGAGCTACGCGGATGTGGTCAAGTCGATCCCCGCGCTGGCCGCCCCGGCCCGCGAGCTGGCCGGGTCGGAGGATCCGCCGGCGATCGCGTCGGCCATCGAGTTCATCCTCGAAGGCCTGCACCTCAGCAAGCGCCTGAACAAGGACGCCGCCGGCGGCCGTATCGCCTACCGGGCGCGCTGA